A single region of the Serinus canaria isolate serCan28SL12 chromosome 1, serCan2020, whole genome shotgun sequence genome encodes:
- the PSMG1 gene encoding proteasome assembly chaperone 1: MESPSLRAFQSCPDAAQGVRPRGPEGRRALPPPLPLRAAGASRACSGAEGGAAQARAATMATFFGEVVVAPSRAGLDEEEEAREETPEDREIRREIEKKREIEVLWSCAAEPLVCSRFIVAIGRNAAAFLSSFILDSVCWEVIGVVKLWNEWCRTSSTTNVLPTDSFCLFYRLIADPTVLLCQCSCYVAEDQQFQWLEKVFGSMQKKGLQVTILSTCPVADYKTQESTLTLVSPFLKALKTKEFQEQVCCPLLEQPNIVRDLPAAVLSYCQVWGIPAVLYQCYTDVIKLDTVTIEAFKPLLSSKLLKSLAKDASESTKILKKFLTTSETHNNIYI; the protein is encoded by the exons atggagtcaccatctctgcGAGCGTTCCAGAGCTGCCCGGACGCGGCCCAGGGTGTGAGGCCGCGCGGTCCCGAGGGGCgccgggcgctgccgccgcctcTCCCCCTCAGAGCCGCCGGGGCCTCCCGCGCCTGCTCCGGCGCTGAGGGCGGGGCCGCGCAGGCGCGGGCGGCGACCATGGCGACCTTCTTcggggaggtggtggtggcCCCGTCCCGGGCCGGCCtggacgaggaggaggaggcgcgGGAGGAGACGCCCGAGGACCGGGAGATCCGCAGGGAGATCGAGAAGAAAAG ggaGATCGAAGTCCTGTGGAGCTGTGCCGCGGAGCCCCTGGTGTGCTCCAGGTTCATCGTGGCCATCGGGAGGAACGCTGCGG CTTTCCTGTCATCGTTTATCCTGGattctgtgtgctgggaagTGATTGGAGTTGTGAAGCTGTGGAATGAGTGGTGCAGAACATCCAGCACCACAAATGTCCTGCCCACAGACTCTTTCTGTTTGTTCTACAGATTGATAGCAGACCCCACA gttttattgtgCCAGTGTAGTTGCTACGTGGCTGAGGATCAACAGTTCCAGTGGCTTGAGAAG gTTTTTGGCTCCATGCAGAAGAAAGGCTTGCAAGTCACCATCCTTTCCACATGTCCTGTAGCTGATTATAAAACTCAGGAATCCACTCTGACACTTGTATCTCCATTCCTGAAAGCCTTGAAGACCAAAGAATTCCAGGAGCAGGTCTGCTGCCcgctgctggagcagcccaacATTGTGAGGgaccttcctgctgctg TTCTGAGTTACTGCCAAGTGTGGGGGATCCCTGCAGTGCTGTACCAGTGTTACACTGATGTCATCAAGCTGGACACTGTGACCATTGAAGCCTTCAAACCTCTGCTCTCTTCTAAACTCCTGAAGAGTTTAGCCAAG gaTGCCTCTGAGAGCACAAAGATTTTGAAGAAGTTCTTGACAACCAGTGAAACTCACAATAATATCTACATCTGA